The following are from one region of the Manihot esculenta cultivar AM560-2 unplaced genomic scaffold, M.esculenta_v8 Scaffold65, whole genome shotgun sequence genome:
- the LOC122723037 gene encoding uncharacterized protein LOC122723037: MSGASYSVESDPSEGSFEENRERMDVRREIELDVQRKDIGVQVNMDEESVDDTQNKDARISSSGEVDPSILSTAAKRGKKKVRGLKGSKKREFWNKLKSGLGSSSNRDSFRCERCGRLHKGVCLAGTTACFRCGQEGHVVRECRTAPWIAQSQRTFLSRVVQQEAATSDPVVPGTEQRNQREQQ; this comes from the exons ATGAGTGGAGCTAGTTATTCTGTGGAATCAGACCCATCTGAAGGATCTTTTGAGGAAAACAGGGAAAGAATGGATGTAAGGAGAGAGATAGAAttagatgtgcaaagaaaggataTAGGAGTGCAAGTGAATATGGACGAAGAGTCTGTAGATGATACCCAGAATAAGGATGCCAGGATCTCtagttcaggagaagttgacCCCTCTATTTTGAGTACAGCTGCTAAAAGGGGGAAAAAGAAAGTCAGAGGccttaaagggtcaaagaagagggagttttggaataagttaaaGTCAGGGTTGGGTTCGAGTTCTAATAGGGATAGCTTTAGATGTGAGAGGTGTGGAAGgctgcataagggagtttgtcttgcagggacaacagcatgttttaggtgtggtcaggagggacatgtAGTTCGTGAGTGTCGTACTGCACCTTGGATAGCTCAGTCTCAGCGGACATTTTTAAGTAGAGTTGTTCAACAGGAGGCAGCCACATCAGACCCAGTAGTGCCAG gcacagaacagaggaaccagagagagcagcagtga